The genomic window GACGTCGACGGCGCGGAGGGCGGCGATCATCTGGTCTACGGCGGCGTCACCGTTGGCGTGGACGTGCGTGGGCCATCCCTTGCGGTAGGCCTCGTCGAGGAGTTCGACGATCGATTGCATCTCGGGGATGGCCGGGTAGCCCTTGTAGCCGGGCTGCTGGCCATCGGGCGGGACGAGGTAGGGGACGGTGCGCCAGGCGGTGCGGCCCTGGGGAGAGCCGTCGAGCGTGATCTTCAGTCCCGCGAGGCGGTAGCGGTTCCGGTAGGAGTGTCCGAACCAGGGCGTGTCGAGCAGAGACTTGGCCGTGTAGTCGACGTAGGACATGACGTCGATGTCGAGCAAACCACGCTCCGCGGCACTCACGAGGTCCGGCTGCTGGAAGGCCATGAGGCGGCCCTCGTTGACCGTCGTGTAGCCGAACGACTTCGCCAGCTCGAGCCCGCGACGGAGGAAGTAGTCCTTGTCCTCCGGGGTCCGCGCGTTGATCGCCGGGATCATTTGGGGGATGCTCGCTAGCTCCTCGAGCACGCCGTTCGGTTCCCGGCTCCCCTCCCGGCGCCGGATGACGCCCCCCTCAGGGTCGGGCGTCTCCGCCGTGTAGCCGACCTTCGCGAGCCCCACGCTATTCATCGCGCTGAAGTGGCCGGAGATGTGCACGGCGATGACCGGCACGTCTTTCGATACCTTGTCGAGGTCATCGCGAGTCGGGTGGCGACCGAGCAATGCGTCGTCGTAGCCGATGCCGAAGATCCATCCGGTGCGGCCGACGTCCGGGCCGCGTGCGAAGTCCTTCAGCTTCTCGACCACGTCGTCGATGCTCGCAACGTCCCCGTCGGGCGAGGCGAGGAGATTGGCGCCGACGGCCTGCGACCCGAAGCCGAGGAAGTGGGCGTGCCCGTCGACGAAGCCAGGCAGCAGCGTCTTGCCAGCCAGGTCGACCACCTCCGTAGCCGGCCCCTGGTGAGTACCCTGGAACTCGGCCCGGCTGCCAACGCCGAGGACCTTTCCGTCTTTCACCGCCACGGCCTCGGCGGTCGGCTGCGCGTCGTTCACGGTGACGATCGGGCCGCCAGTGTAAATCGTGTCCGCGACCTGGGCCCGGGCAGCCGAGCCGAACGCAGCGACGGAATAGGCAGCGATGATCCTGACCAGAAATGCCCTGCTGCTCGCGATCATCGGCAAGATCCCGCTGAGAGGAAGGAATTCACCAGCCAAGTGGTTTCTGTGAGAGGTACGGCTGACCGTCATGCCTCACTCCTCGGTGAGGATTTGTCTCGGGTGGTGGGCGAGTCACTCGATGCAGCCTCTGTGAGGGCGGCCGTCGGTTGAGATGCCTGCCATGGCCAGCCCTTCGCAGCGGCCGGCGCAAGCCCCGTGCTTTTCTGGGCGGACGGGACAGCGCCTCTTCAAATATGGATCATCCATGAGGTCTCGCCGCTGGCTCAACTGATTGCCAGTTTCGCCAGCTGGAGAACTCCCCAGCCAGACAACATCCCAAGAACGTAGGTCCCCAGGATGAGGAAGACCTTCGGGGTGTCCATGGACCAGAACAGAAGCGACACGCTCACGGTGTCGTGATTCTGGATTGAAAAGACGATGACCAGCAACAGCAGGGCAAGTGTCAAGGCGCCCACCAGGTATTTCATGATTGTGCTCGCAAGGATCAAGAGTTGATGTCGACAACGGCCCCTTTGGTGAGTCCGCCCTGCGTCCAATCGCAATGCCAACCTGGGAACGCTACCTGCGGGTAAGGCTCCGGGGCGATCCAGTCCGCGGATTCGTGGACGACGTCAAACTGGCGGTCGTCCCGCACCCTGCCCAGGCGGAACCGCTTGTACGTATGCTGCGTCCGCGGGTCGATCTTGGCCTTGCCGCCTGGCGCCTCGAACTCAATCCCGCTGCGGAGCGCGTCGAGGACACTTTTCACGTCGAAGCTCCCGGCTTTCTCCACCGCAAGCTTCCACAGGTACACCTGGGAGTGCGCGGCCTCGATCGGGTCGTCTGTCACGCGGTCATAGCCGAACTCCCGCTGAAACCTGCCCACGAAGGCCCGATTCCGCGGGGTGCCGACGCTCTGGTAGTAGCTCCAGGCGGCGAGATGCCCCTTGACATGGGACGGGAGGATGCTGCGTAATTCGTCCTCGCCGACGCTCGTGGCCACAACCGGGACCTTGTCGGCAGTGATCCCCTGCGCGGCGAGCTCGCCGTAGAATCCGACATTGCCGTCGCCGTTGACCGTGCTGACGATCACGTCCGGATCCGCTTTCCGGATTTGCTCGATGGCCTGCTTGAAATCGCGTTGCCCCAGGGGCGTATAGCCCTCCCCGGCCACGTCGAAGCCTCGGCTCTTCAGGTACTTCTTGATGATGAAATTGGCCGTCCTCGGGAAGACGTAATCGGATCCGAGGAGGTAAAACCGTTTCCTGGAGCCGCCCGCTTCGGTCATGAGCCAATCGACCGCGGGCAGGATCTGCTGGTTCGGCACCGAGCCCGTGTAAACAATATTACGTGAGGACTCGTTGCCCTCGTACTGGACCGGGTAGAAGAGCAGTCCGTTCAGCTCTTCGAACACCGGCAGCACCGCCTTGCGGCTCGCGGAAGTCCAGCAGCCGAAGACGACAGCAACCTTGTCCTCGCTCAGGAGCTTGCGCGCCTTCTTCGGGAAGACGGTCGTGAACCGGGATCGGCCGTCCTCGACGACAGGGTCGATCTGCCGACCCAGGACGCCGCCGGTCGCATTGATATCCTCGATGGCCAGGAGCTCCGCGTCGCGCAACGAGGTCTCGCTGATCGACATCGTGCCGGTCTGGGAGTGCAGAATGCCCACCTTCACCGTGGGGAGACGGGAAACCGTGGGAATACACCCCGTGAGCACGATCGGCGCAACGGCGTTCGTTGCCGTCAGAGCGAGCCCGCGGCCCCACTCCTTGAGGTGATCGCGACGTGTCGATCCTCCGTTATGAATGCTGGTCCGCGTCAATATCGTCTCCCTCCGGATGATCGAGGCCTTGCCGTCGAGCTCAACGGCGGCTCCGGACAACGACCCGTCCGATCAGAACGTGGTTTGAGATGGGTAATCCGCGTCGCCGCGTTGGACCATCATCCAGTAGCGCCAGTAAGGCGCCGGGTTGAGGAGGACCTTACCCGGACCCTCATAGACCCGGACCCAGCCTTCGCCGGATGTGTACCTGCCAAAGAAGTTCTTCGTGGGGCGACGAATCTTGAATGAGACGTCCGGAGTCCTGGCAATGACGTACATCCCCTCCGCCACCAGCGACTTGCCCCTCT from Aquisphaera giovannonii includes these protein-coding regions:
- a CDS encoding amidohydrolase, with the translated sequence MIASSRAFLVRIIAAYSVAAFGSAARAQVADTIYTGGPIVTVNDAQPTAEAVAVKDGKVLGVGSRAEFQGTHQGPATEVVDLAGKTLLPGFVDGHAHFLGFGSQAVGANLLASPDGDVASIDDVVEKLKDFARGPDVGRTGWIFGIGYDDALLGRHPTRDDLDKVSKDVPVIAVHISGHFSAMNSVGLAKVGYTAETPDPEGGVIRRREGSREPNGVLEELASIPQMIPAINARTPEDKDYFLRRGLELAKSFGYTTVNEGRLMAFQQPDLVSAAERGLLDIDVMSYVDYTAKSLLDTPWFGHSYRNRYRLAGLKITLDGSPQGRTAWRTVPYLVPPDGQQPGYKGYPAIPEMQSIVELLDEAYRKGWPTHVHANGDAAVDQMIAALRAVDVRYPKADRRHTLIHGQFVRKDQLDALKKLDVFASLFPMHTFYWGDWYDRIIGPELAQQISPMRSALDRGLRVNSHTDAPVALPNLLQVMWATVNRVSRQGKVMGPAERLTPMEALKCITLWGAYQHFEEGRKGSLEVGKLADLVILSDDPLTIDPMRINTIRVLETIKEGKTVYRARHGDSKR
- a CDS encoding lipopolysaccharide assembly protein LapA domain-containing protein — encoded protein: MKYLVGALTLALLLLVIVFSIQNHDTVSVSLLFWSMDTPKVFLILGTYVLGMLSGWGVLQLAKLAIS
- the urtA gene encoding urea ABC transporter substrate-binding protein, which codes for MSGAAVELDGKASIIRRETILTRTSIHNGGSTRRDHLKEWGRGLALTATNAVAPIVLTGCIPTVSRLPTVKVGILHSQTGTMSISETSLRDAELLAIEDINATGGVLGRQIDPVVEDGRSRFTTVFPKKARKLLSEDKVAVVFGCWTSASRKAVLPVFEELNGLLFYPVQYEGNESSRNIVYTGSVPNQQILPAVDWLMTEAGGSRKRFYLLGSDYVFPRTANFIIKKYLKSRGFDVAGEGYTPLGQRDFKQAIEQIRKADPDVIVSTVNGDGNVGFYGELAAQGITADKVPVVATSVGEDELRSILPSHVKGHLAAWSYYQSVGTPRNRAFVGRFQREFGYDRVTDDPIEAAHSQVYLWKLAVEKAGSFDVKSVLDALRSGIEFEAPGGKAKIDPRTQHTYKRFRLGRVRDDRQFDVVHESADWIAPEPYPQVAFPGWHCDWTQGGLTKGAVVDINS